A single window of Colletotrichum higginsianum IMI 349063 chromosome 8, whole genome shotgun sequence DNA harbors:
- a CDS encoding Zinc knuckle, with product MVEEEKKRRKKEVHSPLNRKRTDDLLHASRDLTLQHAKRPREHASEGGRSGDARLNGPPVDGDQLVIWQANLAGSGARLNEILGNASTKLKPPHVLALQDVPPSLSHKHSSAYEPAYMVDQELDEDGELVPRIRRVAFYLHRSIDLNSWKVEFATGKNSNLVATLTLNTQCGDVMIHNAYNPTGQLNFDELMVSPTTDSNSILLGDFNLHHKRWGG from the exons AtggtagaagaagaaaagaaaagaagaaaaaaggaggTGCATAGCCCCCTCAATC GTAAGCGAACCGATGATCTCTTGCACGCTTCACGCGATCTAACGTTACAGCATGCGAAACGGCCTCGAGAGCACGCTTCTGAGGGTGGCCGCTCGGGTGATGCTCGCCTGAACGGTCCCCCAGTTGACGGCGATCAGTTGGTGATTTGGCAGGCCAACCTTGCTGGCTCAGGTGCTCGGCTGAATGAGATCTTGGGCAATGCTAGTACCAAGCTGAAGCCTCCAcacgtcctcgccctccagGATGTGCCGCCCAGCCTTTCACACAAGCACTCGAGCGCTTACGAGCCTGCCTACATGGTCGACCAAGAGCTTGACGAAGATGGGGAGCTTGTGCCGAGAATTCGGCGCGTAGCGTTCTATCTTCACCGGTCGATCGATTTGAACTCTTGGAAGGTCGAGTTCGCTACAGGGAAGAACTCAAACCTCGTCGCCACCCTCACACTCAACACTCAGTGCGGCGATGTCATGATTCACAACGCTTACAACCCGACTGGCCAACTCAACTTTGACGAACTCATGGTCTCGCCAACCACCGATAGCAACTCGATACTACTCGGCGACTTCAACCTCCATCACAAGCGCTGGGGCGGTTGA